One Argonema galeatum A003/A1 genomic window carries:
- a CDS encoding nickel/cobalt transporter — MNVWYSVFRFRSNLKAKIQHSKLFINFFKSKLKTQNSKLFVVIFSFLLPIALIAFASPSLAHWADLAVAEIVVGKTETQITLTFPTGLVSSADDNRDNQLSPDEVRRHQVDLKSFFSDRIRLIDGENHNGILTVKESLTPPSNLNVTAGTHSTLVLVYTWPKLVRGLKIDYNLFLPGVPTARCLATVLQPGKAQNVIFSPENREFSLIQGSIWQSAVGVAIALGGAFVWGAMHAMSPGHGKTIVGAYLAGSRATAQHALFLGLTTTIAHTTGIFALGLVTLFASQYILPEQIYPWLSFLSGLMVVVIGLNLFLSRMASVRLLGKSDDEHSHDDHHHHHHHDHDHSHHHHDHDHGHSHHHHDRATQTQNPVGHSHLPPGADGSPVTWRNLLVLGISGGLVPCPSALVLLLSAIAIGQVSFGLVLVLAFSLGLAGVLTGLGLLLVFAKRFFVVLPTHLRLLKVLPAISAIFITAIGLGITTRALMKIGLFEAILGFR; from the coding sequence ATGAATGTCTGGTATTCAGTTTTCAGATTTCGGTCGAATTTAAAAGCCAAAATTCAGCACTCAAAATTATTCATTAACTTCTTTAAATCAAAACTCAAAACTCAAAACTCAAAACTATTCGTTGTCATCTTCTCGTTTCTGTTACCGATCGCACTCATTGCTTTTGCAAGTCCTAGTTTAGCTCATTGGGCAGATTTGGCAGTTGCTGAAATTGTGGTAGGTAAGACCGAAACCCAAATTACGCTCACTTTTCCCACGGGTTTGGTGAGTTCGGCGGATGATAACCGAGATAACCAGCTATCGCCGGATGAAGTCCGCAGACATCAAGTAGATCTGAAGAGCTTTTTTAGCGATCGCATCCGTCTTATCGATGGTGAAAATCACAACGGTATTCTAACTGTGAAAGAGTCTCTGACTCCACCGTCGAACTTGAACGTCACTGCCGGAACTCACAGTACTTTAGTGTTGGTTTACACCTGGCCTAAGCTTGTTCGAGGTCTGAAGATTGACTACAATTTGTTTTTGCCGGGAGTGCCAACAGCTCGCTGTTTGGCGACTGTTCTGCAACCTGGAAAGGCGCAAAACGTCATATTCTCTCCAGAAAATCGCGAATTTTCGTTAATACAGGGTTCGATATGGCAGTCAGCAGTGGGTGTTGCGATCGCTCTAGGCGGTGCTTTTGTGTGGGGCGCAATGCACGCCATGTCTCCCGGACACGGAAAAACAATCGTCGGTGCTTACCTGGCGGGGTCGCGTGCAACTGCCCAACACGCCTTGTTTTTGGGGCTGACAACGACGATCGCACATACTACTGGCATATTTGCTTTGGGACTCGTGACTCTCTTCGCGTCCCAGTACATCTTACCAGAGCAGATTTATCCCTGGCTGAGTTTCCTATCAGGTTTAATGGTGGTCGTCATCGGTCTGAACTTGTTCCTTAGTCGGATGGCGAGTGTCCGGCTATTAGGGAAATCAGATGATGAACACAGTCATGATGACCATCACCATCACCATCACCACGATCATGACCATAGCCATCATCATCATGACCATGACCACGGTCATAGCCATCATCACCACGATCGCGCAACTCAAACCCAAAATCCCGTCGGACACTCCCACTTACCTCCTGGTGCAGACGGTTCTCCAGTCACCTGGCGCAACTTGCTTGTTCTAGGTATTTCTGGCGGTCTTGTACCATGTCCCTCAGCCTTAGTTTTGCTGCTGAGTGCGATCGCGATCGGTCAAGTCAGTTTTGGACTCGTCTTAGTGTTAGCATTCAGTTTGGGACTTGCAGGAGTGCTGACCGGGCTTGGATTGCTGCTCGTTTTCGCTAAGCGATTTTTCGTTGTGCTACCAACACACCTTAGACTGCTGAAAGTATTGCCTGCCATTAGTGCTATTTTCATCACAGCGATCGGTTTGGGAATCACAACACGGGCACTAATGAAAATCGGATTGTTTGAAGCAATTTTAGGTTTTAGATAA
- a CDS encoding tetratricopeptide repeat protein: protein MVVIQSKIKDLKSKIGAVILLAAIPVSLYFFWGSFGEQKLDAPYRYRFQRPSRGSITTDLQREIAFYQERIQYAPNDGLNRAFLATVYLKMARASGEASWYLLAEQTAQQSLAKLSFHNDGAIMVLARVAVARHDFASALRLVKQVQNNEETLSVLVTANLASGKISEALSAANALVDKTPNLNSLTLRALVQIAAGKDREAIRDFQQALAVEEPEETGSSVWTRTLLGRYYFKRGQLKQARQLYQEALRVLPQYPSALLNMAELEVRQGDYRAAEGHYSLFFLTSQRSPTVYDHVVMRGMARVKDLSGDPDGAALWRDKAEARLRQDLTGFGHRRELARLLLERGSSADVEEALSLMQMEVRSRRDAETLDTLAWALSQKGEWQKAQQAMQSALRSGLRDAGLFDRAGTIEQALGNQSKANAFFRLAQETDPTFDENARRALGLGVGLLGLN from the coding sequence GTGGTTGTTATCCAATCCAAAATTAAAGATCTAAAATCCAAAATCGGCGCAGTTATACTACTGGCAGCTATTCCAGTCAGCCTGTACTTTTTTTGGGGAAGTTTTGGAGAACAGAAACTCGATGCTCCCTATCGCTACCGCTTTCAACGACCATCGCGAGGCAGTATTACCACCGACCTCCAGAGGGAAATTGCTTTCTATCAGGAGCGTATCCAATACGCTCCTAATGATGGTCTGAATCGCGCTTTTCTAGCCACAGTATACTTAAAAATGGCTCGCGCTAGTGGAGAAGCCAGTTGGTATTTACTCGCAGAACAAACAGCCCAACAATCGTTGGCTAAATTGTCATTTCACAATGATGGTGCGATTATGGTACTGGCGCGAGTTGCAGTTGCCAGACATGACTTTGCTTCTGCCCTTCGCCTGGTTAAACAGGTGCAGAATAATGAAGAAACTCTCTCAGTTTTGGTAACCGCAAATCTGGCAAGTGGCAAAATATCTGAGGCGTTGTCCGCAGCTAATGCTTTGGTAGATAAAACTCCAAATTTAAACTCTTTAACATTACGGGCATTGGTACAGATAGCTGCGGGAAAAGATCGAGAAGCAATTCGCGATTTCCAACAAGCTTTGGCTGTGGAAGAACCAGAAGAAACGGGCAGTTCGGTCTGGACGCGGACGCTGCTGGGTAGATATTATTTTAAGCGGGGACAACTTAAACAAGCACGCCAACTTTACCAAGAAGCTTTGCGCGTTCTGCCGCAGTATCCCTCAGCACTATTAAATATGGCAGAGTTGGAGGTTAGGCAGGGAGATTATCGGGCGGCTGAGGGTCATTATTCGCTGTTCTTCCTTACTTCGCAACGCTCTCCGACTGTGTACGATCACGTCGTGATGAGGGGTATGGCTCGCGTGAAAGATTTGTCAGGCGACCCTGACGGGGCTGCATTGTGGCGAGATAAAGCTGAAGCGCGATTGCGCCAAGATTTGACTGGGTTCGGACATAGGCGCGAGTTGGCGCGTCTGCTGCTGGAGAGGGGTAGTTCTGCTGATGTGGAAGAGGCTTTGTCCCTGATGCAGATGGAAGTACGATCGCGCCGCGATGCTGAAACGCTTGACACCTTAGCTTGGGCTCTTTCTCAAAAAGGTGAGTGGCAAAAAGCTCAGCAGGCAATGCAGTCAGCGCTACGATCGGGCCTACGCGATGCTGGACTCTTCGATCGGGCCGGTACGATCGAACAGGCGCTGGGGAACCAATCTAAGGCAAATGCTTTCTTTCGGCTTGCCCAAGAAACTGACCCCACTTTTGACGAAAACGCTCGACGGGCTTTGGGATTGGGTGTAGGGCTTTTAGGGTTGAACTGA
- a CDS encoding DUF4331 domain-containing protein, translating into MKIKNTIRVGLIALVLSAIGGFGGSLFLRASDHDDGEVDTKGRNLNLTDLYVFRERDQNPNAAEGDLVFIMNSNPRSVARQQYYFSSTARYEFKVTRIANNDAAATGQSNVVLRFEFSPPNPRGQQNITVTAIRDGATATAQNLRTTPLNTAPIANQVSLGGSTLSVFAGLREDPFFFDVEQFFRVRAGLAGIGPSVGFRSPGLDFTGGYNVNTIAVRVPRQFLQAGTPVTTFDVWQTISARRPDGTYAQVERLARPAVNEGLVLTNDFLNALNGVGPDFEAAALAGQQPAARIAGPIVGEAKRTLLALGNSDARATSLLGAFLPDVMRIDTTQPSGYGNALNGRGSPIRGRLIRDDVIDITLSVLSNGAVTSDNVSYDGPNLGGRGHKPVLGAFPYVPEPN; encoded by the coding sequence ATGAAAATAAAAAACACAATCCGAGTAGGATTAATTGCCTTGGTATTATCTGCGATCGGTGGCTTCGGCGGCTCACTGTTCTTAAGGGCTTCCGACCATGACGACGGCGAAGTGGACACCAAGGGTCGCAATTTGAACTTGACTGACTTGTACGTATTTCGAGAAAGAGACCAGAATCCTAATGCTGCTGAGGGTGACCTGGTTTTTATTATGAACAGCAATCCGCGATCGGTCGCTCGTCAGCAATATTACTTCAGCTCCACCGCCCGCTACGAATTCAAAGTGACGCGCATTGCCAACAACGATGCTGCTGCCACAGGCCAAAGCAACGTAGTCCTGCGATTCGAGTTTAGCCCGCCCAATCCCAGAGGCCAGCAGAACATCACCGTCACAGCCATCAGAGACGGCGCTACCGCAACAGCACAGAATCTGCGTACTACCCCGCTCAATACCGCCCCCATAGCTAACCAAGTATCCTTGGGCGGCTCTACCCTGAGCGTCTTTGCTGGCCTGCGGGAAGACCCGTTCTTCTTCGACGTGGAACAATTCTTCCGCGTTCGCGCCGGACTGGCTGGCATTGGCCCCAGCGTAGGCTTCCGCAGCCCCGGCCTCGATTTTACTGGCGGTTACAACGTCAATACCATTGCTGTGCGGGTGCCGCGTCAGTTCTTGCAAGCCGGAACCCCCGTCACAACTTTCGATGTTTGGCAAACCATCTCGGCACGCAGACCAGACGGCACATACGCACAAGTGGAACGGTTAGCTCGGCCAGCGGTCAACGAAGGCTTAGTCCTTACTAACGACTTCCTGAACGCGCTCAACGGTGTTGGCCCCGATTTCGAGGCCGCTGCCCTAGCCGGTCAGCAACCAGCCGCTCGCATTGCTGGCCCTATTGTCGGCGAAGCAAAACGGACACTGCTGGCTCTTGGAAATAGCGATGCTCGCGCCACCTCCTTGCTGGGAGCCTTTCTGCCCGACGTAATGCGGATCGACACCACCCAACCCAGCGGCTATGGCAACGCCCTTAACGGCAGGGGTAGCCCGATTCGCGGTCGCTTGATCCGAGATGATGTCATAGATATCACCTTAAGCGTCCTCAGCAACGGCGCGGTTACCAGCGATAACGTATCCTACGACGGGCCAAATCTAGGCGGTAGAGGTCACAAGCCAGTGCTGGGTGCGTTCCCCTATGTGCCCGAACCGAATTAA